A segment of the Trifolium pratense cultivar HEN17-A07 linkage group LG7, ARS_RC_1.1, whole genome shotgun sequence genome:
gtgTAATTTTCATGTATGAAAGAGTGGTTATTTATCGTACTgagattttctttttaaatgaACGCAGGTGTTTATTCAATTTGTGATGGTCCTGCTCTCTCACATGGTCCTTACCTTGGAACAGTGGCTCTGTGTTCCTTTGTTTCGATTGCTGTCCTTTCAGTCAAAGCTTGTGTTTTCACTGTTAATTCTCAAATTGAAGGGGAAGCTTCGGTTTCCCTTGCGAGGAAGATACTCCATTTGAAAAAGTCATGGGGAATGCCTGTCTTATTTCTCTCGTCAGTTGTGTTTGCCCTTGGCCATATCGTGGTTGCTTATAGAACCAGCTGCAGAGCAAGGAGAAAGCACCTGTTTCATCGAGTTGACCCTGAAGCGGTATGTTTTGGATTGGTTTTCTAGTCTCATAACAACATCTTAGTGTAGTGCTCAGCatgcttgtttctttttcttttactttgttGGACTAAGTGGTTGTAGTTTTATCCTCGATGTTGAATGGAATTTCAATCTATTGTATTTACTTCAATGACTAACACAtaataatgatttatttattcttgACTAATTAAGCAGGCCCTTTCATGCAAAAGTGTTTTCTCTAGCTATCAGAAAGCCCCGCGCTCCCCTGTTCCTTCTGGGGGGCGAACCCCAAAAAGTGACACTGAAATGAAGCGGAGACCCTTTGGAGCAGCTCGTGATGAAGAAGTGCCAGTTAGATTACTTGCAGACTCTGACAGCTTATTCATCACCTGCCAAGGTCTTACTCTCCATTACAAAATAAGCCTGCCCGGGTCACCTCCTTCACTTAGCTTGTCCTCGTCATCCTTTGTTGAATCTAGTTCTGTTTGCTACACTTCATCAATGTCTGGGGGACTATCAAAATTTAATAGACAATTGCCATATGTGTCTTCGAAAATCCAGCGACAACTCTACAGGACATATAGCAATCAATTCCACGACTCCTCTTGTTTATATGCTCCTCTTTTAGATGGTCCAGTAATGTCTCCCTTTTCGTCCAAAGACATCCCTGTTTTTCATCTAGATGAAATTTGTGAAGATGATGAAACAGTTAAATCGAATATCCTGTCTTTGGATAAAAAAGTAGAGGGCACTGGCCAAGTGGGTATTGTTTTAATACATGGGTTTGGTGGAGGAGTCTTCTCTTGGCGGCACGTAATGAATTCTCTCGCTCGGCAGAGTAATTGCACAGTTGCTGCATTTGATAGGCCTGGTTGGGGATTGACTTCAAGGTTGCGACGAGAGGACTGGGAGAAAACAGAACTGTCTAATCCTTATAAACTTGAAAGTCAGGTGATTACTATTTATCCTTAGtatgaattatttttgaaaacattTGCTATTATATTATTCCCAGTCTCAGTTAAACAGGCATTTAGCCATGTGCCGGCTTCCTTTTCAAGTGGACGGCCTAGAGCTTTTAGTTTATCTCCAAGAAACAGGTTGTCCAAAAATTCCACTTCTGATGGATCTATATTTTTCAGGTTGACCTACTTTTGTCTTTCTGTTCGGAGATTGGATTTTCTTCAGTTGTGCTAATTGGTCACGATGATGGAGGGTTGCTTGCTTTGATGGCCGCACAAAGAGTTCAAAGTTCAATGAATTCTTTCAACGTGAGTATTTCTTGCTTTCTCATGTTAAGTATTAAGTAGATAATAACTTAATCAAATTTATTAGCTGCATGCCGCAGCCTTGCTTTTATCCAGAATCACCTGTGAAGTGGGCGTAATGAACTAAAGAAGTTAGTTGACGTGTATGGGTTGAGAAATTACGCAACAACAcaatgctttttttttatttcatgatttatttttgtcatgaTGTGATAACAGTTGCTTGATCAAATACACTCATTGTGAATAAAATGTTATTGTAATATTGGGATTAACAAGCGTTCATATATTGCATAACATGTTAATTGCTAACTATGCAACACAATAATCATCAGTCATGACAACAAAAAACAATGATTCAAAGAACAATAGATAAATACATAACATTTAGTTAACTTGGTATTTAGTTATTAGTGTATATATGAATGTTTCATTTATACAGGTCACATTGCTGGGCATTCGGTAAAGTTGTCTTATGCAAGCAATTGTTAATGATTGAGGTTCTAAGTTTTGTGGTTAATGTGTTTCTGACATTTTATTAAGTTCTTGGGTCTTTTTTTTGAgttgggatcctctccattttttgctttctccattttttccattattaaagttttgaaaatataaatgcaatTATGTGACATTTGGTGGGtccaattatttaatatatatcataaaactcattaaaactatagtaatggagagggaaaatggaaaaaacaaatggagaggatcctaactcctTTTTTTAATCATCCAGGTTACAGTGAAAGGGGTTGTATTGGTAAATGTTAGCTTGTCTAGGGAAGTAGTTCCTTCCTTTGCCAGAATCCTGCTGCACACCTCACTTGGAAAGAAGCATTTGGTTCGGCCACTACTAAGAACAGAAATCACTCAAGTGATCAATCGGCGTTCATGGTATGATGCTACCAAACTGACACAGGAAGTTTTGAATCTCTATAAGGTATGCATCTACCTTAAGCTACATGATAATCTCAACTGGAACTgctctctctcttttttgtCAGATTCATATCGCAGAGATAATGAATTTAATGAAATGGAAAATTATCTCTTAACTCATAGTTAAATGCCATATAATGAACTCTCACAAACTTAAATTACTTTAGATTTGTTTAGGTTTATACTTCATTTAGATAGTTTGGCATACTGAACGTGTTGTACGTTTTTCGGAGAGTAATTATAAATTGAGATatacttttcttatttttttgttatcctGGTAAATCCTAGTAGAATTTTCTCATCGATTGTAAGTTTAATCTGCTGCCTTTTATgtgttctttctttctcttgttaGCTTCTTCTGGAGTTTCCTCATGCTTTTGTTGAGAATCACTTGGGAGAAATTTTATTGACTTGTGTCACACGTGACTTTTCTTGTGTTTAGGCTCCACTATACGTAGAAGGATGGGATGAAGCAGTCCATGAAATTGGTAAACTGTCATCTGAAAACATCCTTTCCGCAAAAAATGCAGAATCATTGCTACAAGATGTAAAAGAGATTTCGTTGTTGGTCGTAGCTGGTGTTGAAGATTCACTAGTTTCTCTGAAATCTAGTCAAGTGATGGCATCAAAATTTGTGAATTCTGTAAGTATCCATGTTCATTGTTCAACTTCAAGTTTATTTTATCCATTCTCCACAATGTGGGAATGTGAaattagtgtgtgtttggtagTCGTGGAAACCGCaagatagaaaataaaatactcgTTGCAATCCCACTCCTTCATTTTTCTGTTACTTTATTAATTTCCCAATCATTTTTCTTGGCATGTGGTTACTTTTTTCTAATACTTATCTATTTAACATGCAGAGACTGGTTGCAATCTCAGGATGTGGCCATCTACCTCATGAAGAATGTCCAAAAGCGTTGCTAGAAGCAGTATTACCCTTCATCGGTAAACTATGCTCTGTATATAACTCGCAAAGTCAGTAGATTATCTCTTTCAAAGTTCATACATAGGTCAATCCATTGTAGGGCACTTTTCCTTTCTCCTTTCATTCTCTTTATTTTGTTCGCCTTTTACGCCATATTACTAAAAGAGAAATAGATTCTCTTGGGTATTTTTGATATGCCAGTTttattttaaccttttttttttcccttcttttttaGATGTAATAGTTGAGCTGCTTATCTCTTCCCACTAAAAGAAAGTGGGAAGTAGATGTCATAATTTGTAAAGTTATCATGAGATTGGTAATGAATATAATTTAGTACGGTTGGTTCTTAATGCAacacttgatttttttatttttttttggttacactaTGCAACACTTGATTGAGATTTGGTAACTGTAAAATATACGGTAATgaattcaaaacaattttttggaATGGTTGGgagaattgaaaataatactagCGTGCAGTTTTTCACCTCAACATTGACaactttgtttaatttaattattataaacttaAGAGAAAAGAACCAGACATTAAGTTTTGGAAGTTTTTTTCACATGCATTAGTGCTGTTGAACgttgaca
Coding sequences within it:
- the LOC123897218 gene encoding uncharacterized protein LOC123897218 encodes the protein MARGGQCFEKLRRCIRTVFFVAALVASLLVTSLPVVVAVIDVIVPCVLISRFTCVSCYGFKEHLSRYSFKSSLMDIPLVSIIRSFIIICVYSICDGPALSHGPYLGTVALCSFVSIAVLSVKACVFTVNSQIEGEASVSLARKILHLKKSWGMPVLFLSSVVFALGHIVVAYRTSCRARRKHLFHRVDPEAALSCKSVFSSYQKAPRSPVPSGGRTPKSDTEMKRRPFGAARDEEVPVRLLADSDSLFITCQGLTLHYKISLPGSPPSLSLSSSSFVESSSVCYTSSMSGGLSKFNRQLPYVSSKIQRQLYRTYSNQFHDSSCLYAPLLDGPVMSPFSSKDIPVFHLDEICEDDETVKSNILSLDKKVEGTGQVGIVLIHGFGGGVFSWRHVMNSLARQSNCTVAAFDRPGWGLTSRLRREDWEKTELSNPYKLESQVDLLLSFCSEIGFSSVVLIGHDDGGLLALMAAQRVQSSMNSFNVTVKGVVLVNVSLSREVVPSFARILLHTSLGKKHLVRPLLRTEITQVINRRSWYDATKLTQEVLNLYKAPLYVEGWDEAVHEIGKLSSENILSAKNAESLLQDVKEISLLVVAGVEDSLVSLKSSQVMASKFVNSRLVAISGCGHLPHEECPKALLEAVLPFIGKLCSVYNSQSQ